The Scyliorhinus canicula chromosome 11, sScyCan1.1, whole genome shotgun sequence genome contains a region encoding:
- the LOC119973212 gene encoding reactive oxygen species modulator 1-like: PVTVGPYGQSQPSYFNRVRMGFMMGCAVGMHGACFGSFSCLRLGLRGREKLGGVGKTMMQSGGTFGTFMAIGMGIRC; the protein is encoded by the coding sequence ccagtcaCAGTGGGACCATACGGGCAGTCACAGCCCAGCTACTTCAACAGAGTTCGAATGGGCTTCATGATGGGCTGTGCAGTTGGTATGCATGGTGCATGTTTTGGCAGTTTCTCATGCCTCCGGCTGGGACTGAGGGGGCGAGAGAAgctgggtggtgtggggaagACCATGATGCAGAGCGGAGGCACATTTGGAACCTTCATGGCGATTGGAATGGGAATCAGATGCTAA